In Corynebacterium sp. P4-C1, the sequence CTGTTGCTGATGTCGTCGCGGCGCTGGAAACCGCCTACCCGCCGCGTCTCGCTGAAAGCTGGGATGCCGTCGGCCTCATCTGCGGCGACCCCGCTGCCCCCGTCGCGCGCGTGGCGTTCGCCCTTGACTGCACCCAGGCTGTCGCGGAGCGGGCCGTGGAGCTCGGCGCGGACATGCTGGTGGTCCACCACCCGCTGCTCATGCGGGGTGTGACATCCGTCGCCGCCGACACTCCGAAGGGCAAGGTCGTGCACACCCTCGTGCGCGGCGGATGCGCACTGTTCGCGGCGCACACCAACGCTGATTCCGCGCGCCCGGGTGTGTCGGACAAGCTCGCCGAACTCGTCGGCGTCACGCCAGGCCGCCCCATCAAGGTCGTCGACCCTGACGCCCGCGACCTGTGGGGTGTGCACATCCCGCCCGCCGACGTCACCCACGTGATGGATGCGCTCTTCAGCGCCGGTGCCGGCACCATCGGCAATTATTCCGACTGCTCCTTCCGGTGGGACGGCCGCGGCGGCTTCACCCCGCAGCCCGGCACCGACCCGACGGACGGGGAAGTCGGCTCCCACTACTCGGCGCCGGAGACCCGCGTGCAGTTCGTGGCACCGTCGCGTCTGCGCGGTCGCCTCACCGAGGTGCTGCGTGAGGTGCACCCGTACGAGGAGCCGGCATTCGACATCGTGCAGCTCGAAGGAACCGGGGATCTGTCGACAGCGACCGGCCTCGGCCGGATCGGTGAGCTGCCGGAGCCGATGACCCTGCGCGACTTCACTCAGCAGGTCGCCGACGCCTTGCCCGAGACTGCCTGGGGAGTCCGGGCCGCTGGTGACCCCGACCAGATGGTGCAGAAGGTGGCTGTGTCGTCGGGTTCCGGGGACAGTTTCCTCGACGCTGTCCGCGGCCTCGGAGTGGATGTGTACGTCACTTCGGACTTGCGCCACCACCCGGTCGACGAGCACCTGCGCGCCGGTGGTCCGGCAGTCATCGACACCGCGCACTGGGCGAGCGAATTTCCGTGGACGGAGCAGGCGAGCGGGATCGTGGCGCAGGCGTGCCCCGATGTGGCCACCGGAATCATCACGCTGCGCACCGACCCGTGGACGGTCTCCGCGCACCCGCAGAAATAGACTCTTCACTGTTGACAGAACGAAGCAGAAAGAAGGCTGACGTGGAACTGGAACTGGATAAG encodes:
- a CDS encoding Nif3-like dinuclear metal center hexameric protein, translating into MTTTVADVVAALETAYPPRLAESWDAVGLICGDPAAPVARVAFALDCTQAVAERAVELGADMLVVHHPLLMRGVTSVAADTPKGKVVHTLVRGGCALFAAHTNADSARPGVSDKLAELVGVTPGRPIKVVDPDARDLWGVHIPPADVTHVMDALFSAGAGTIGNYSDCSFRWDGRGGFTPQPGTDPTDGEVGSHYSAPETRVQFVAPSRLRGRLTEVLREVHPYEEPAFDIVQLEGTGDLSTATGLGRIGELPEPMTLRDFTQQVADALPETAWGVRAAGDPDQMVQKVAVSSGSGDSFLDAVRGLGVDVYVTSDLRHHPVDEHLRAGGPAVIDTAHWASEFPWTEQASGIVAQACPDVATGIITLRTDPWTVSAHPQK